A DNA window from Impatiens glandulifera chromosome 7, dImpGla2.1, whole genome shotgun sequence contains the following coding sequences:
- the LOC124909685 gene encoding uncharacterized protein LOC124909685, with protein sequence MVKSCSSTTLNNIKKKTSELSTLCSVDVCILSFSADGREVETWPENPNQLKPILRRYKEHRSSKLLNSSNNKSGVGGTTDQFRRRTSPRPPCSWNRDSILSLVNGLSSNSLKIFSDQIAAKLHIINSKMEFLKSQQQQSFSNLYNSENNAGYQLFTPDPQPPAASHFYSDDIYSDEIISLIDDLPIVSETICVPPVVSDDLPSLPWAEDIINGGWQMQMDQHLNFNPQVPSSSNTAGDIINGDWQMQMDQHLNFNPQVPSSSNTIINQASSDWLLSSLCSDDHMQFAPPAQQSQQLSALMDEFLRECF encoded by the coding sequence ATGGTGAAATCTTGTTCGTCTACTACGTTGAATAACATTAAGAAAAAAACTTCGGAATTATCTACGCTGTGTAGCGTTGATGTGTGCATCTTATCTTTCTCGGCCGACGGAAGAGAAGTGGAGACTTGGCCGGAAAATCCTAACCAACTCAAACCCATTCTCAGGCGATACAAGGAACACCGATCCTCCAAATTACTTAATAGTAGTAATAATAAGAGCGGAGTCGGAGGAACAACCGATCAATTTCGACGACGAACAAGTCCCCGGCCCCCCTGTTCTTGGAATAGAGATTCTATTTTATCGTTGGTTAATGGTTTGTCCTCAAATTCTTTAAAGATTTTCTCCGACCAAATCGCAGCAAAGCTTCACATCATCAATTCTAAAATGGAGTTCCTCAAATCGCAGCAGCAGCAAAGCTTCTCCAATCTTTATAATTCAGAAAATAATGCTGGTTATCAACTCTTTACTCCCGATCCGCAGCCGCCGGCGGCATCTCATTTTTATTCCGACGACATTTATTCTGATGAAATAATATCACTTATTGACGATCTACCCATCGTGTCAGAAACTATTTGCGTTCCTCCTGTTGTTTCTGATGATCTTCCGTCATTGCCATGGGCAGAGGACATTATTAATGGTGGTTGGCAGATGCAGATGGATCAACATCTCAATTTCAATCCTCAAGTCCCCTCCTCCTCAAATACAGCAGGGGACATTATTAATGGGGATTGGCAGATGCAGATGGATCAACATCTCAATTTCAATCCTCAAGTCCCCTCCTCctcaaatacaataataaaccAAGCATCATCGGACTGGCTTTTGTCATCTCTTTGTTCCGATGATCACATGCAATTTGCACCGCCCGCGCAGCAATCGCAACAGCTCTCTGCATTAATGGACGAGTTCCTGCGCGAATGTTTTTAA